One window of the Acaryochloris sp. CCMEE 5410 genome contains the following:
- a CDS encoding NAD(P)/FAD-dependent oxidoreductase: MAPLSKTNVVVIGGGPGGTATAIRCAQHGLQVTLIEGAEESRPHTSETLHPEIEPLLKKLGVRDQVLAANFPRCPGRWIALQGERQFYGFGENKHGPKLGFQVKRSQFDTLLLEQAKAMGVKVLQPCRAIEPLVSRGQVQGLITTAGGIEATYVVDATGSHQWLARKLKLNTTPYSPSLQVEYGYRIGHCPKQDYSPLIAPAPGGWVSVAKVQPLRYQWTRLKWFQPSDTPWSPPNLAELLPSDTTHVMDMTWRLINPAAGPGYFLVGDAAAILDPISSQGVLKAIASGMMAAHLINQQFQQAKLPLSIADRYATWSRTNFHQDLMALQRLYTPILSKVTA; this comes from the coding sequence ATGGCACCACTCTCTAAAACGAATGTGGTCGTCATTGGTGGAGGACCAGGCGGCACTGCAACTGCGATTCGTTGTGCCCAGCATGGATTACAGGTCACACTGATCGAAGGGGCTGAAGAATCCCGGCCTCATACGAGTGAAACCTTACATCCCGAGATTGAGCCGCTATTGAAGAAACTCGGGGTCAGAGATCAAGTCTTAGCGGCAAACTTCCCACGATGTCCCGGACGTTGGATCGCTTTGCAAGGGGAGCGCCAATTTTACGGCTTTGGTGAGAATAAACATGGACCCAAGTTGGGATTCCAAGTCAAGCGATCACAGTTCGACACCCTGCTTTTGGAACAGGCTAAAGCGATGGGAGTCAAGGTTCTTCAACCCTGCCGGGCTATTGAGCCACTGGTCAGCCGAGGACAAGTCCAGGGGCTGATCACCACGGCAGGGGGAATCGAGGCCACTTATGTGGTGGATGCGACAGGAAGCCATCAATGGCTAGCGCGAAAACTGAAACTCAACACCACACCCTACTCTCCCTCGTTACAAGTGGAATACGGCTATAGGATCGGACATTGTCCCAAGCAAGATTATTCTCCCTTGATTGCCCCAGCACCAGGGGGGTGGGTATCCGTTGCGAAGGTCCAACCCTTACGTTATCAGTGGACTCGTTTAAAGTGGTTCCAGCCATCGGACACTCCTTGGTCTCCCCCCAACCTAGCCGAGCTTTTGCCCAGTGATACCACCCATGTTATGGATATGACTTGGCGTCTGATCAATCCAGCGGCTGGCCCTGGTTATTTTTTAGTCGGTGATGCGGCAGCCATTCTCGACCCTATCTCCTCCCAGGGAGTCTTGAAAGCGATTGCTTCAGGGATGATGGCTGCCCATCTAATCAATCAACAATTTCAGCAAGCGAAACTGCCACTTTCAATAGCAGACCGTTACGCGACTTGGTCCCGGACCAATTTTCACCAAGATTTGATGGCATTACAGCGGTTGTACACCCCTATCCTGTCGAAGGTTACAGCTTAA
- a CDS encoding YHS domain-containing (seleno)protein, whose amino-acid sequence MKFKFALWPAVLLLGMGLSMGCTDPSTSNAGSGAEQSQANTKPAVFSADGAAIRGYDPVAYFTEGKPVKGTGEFSHEWKGATWQFASAENRDSFASDPEKYAPQYGGYCAWAVKKGTTASIDPQAWKIVDGKLYLNYSLDVQKQWEGDIPGNIAEADKNWPGVLDS is encoded by the coding sequence ATGAAATTTAAATTTGCACTCTGGCCGGCAGTGTTATTGCTCGGTATGGGTCTGAGCATGGGGTGTACAGATCCTTCAACGTCTAACGCGGGATCTGGGGCTGAACAGAGCCAAGCCAATACAAAGCCTGCTGTTTTCTCGGCAGATGGTGCAGCCATTCGAGGATATGATCCGGTGGCCTATTTTACAGAGGGTAAGCCTGTCAAAGGCACAGGAGAGTTCTCCCATGAGTGGAAGGGAGCCACTTGGCAATTTGCGAGTGCTGAAAATCGGGACTCTTTTGCCAGCGACCCAGAAAAGTATGCGCCTCAGTATGGGGGCTATTGCGCTTGGGCAGTGAAGAAAGGCACCACGGCCTCTATCGATCCTCAAGCTTGGAAGATTGTAGATGGCAAACTGTATCTCAATTACAGTCTTGATGTTCAAAAGCAGTGGGAGGGAGATATTCCAGGGAATATTGCTGAAGCTGATAAAAATTGGCCGGGGGTTTTGGACAGCTAG
- a CDS encoding DNA-3-methyladenine glycosylase I: MTSSNQIHRCSWVDLSKPDYVQYHDQEWGIPVYDDPHLFEHLVLESSQAGLSWYTVLRKRENYRAAFDQFNPQKIAHYDVAKIETLMGNAGIIRNRKKIEAIIGNARVFLQIQAEFGSFAHYSWRFVGGQPIVHSFSASDTWPTTSPESDAMSKDLRKRGFKFFGSTICYAHMQATGMVNDHSLECFRRQEIIDSYK, from the coding sequence GTGACTTCTTCCAATCAGATCCACCGTTGTTCTTGGGTGGATCTAAGCAAGCCCGATTATGTTCAGTATCACGATCAGGAGTGGGGCATTCCTGTCTATGACGATCCGCATTTATTCGAGCATTTAGTCCTGGAGTCTTCTCAGGCGGGCTTAAGCTGGTACACCGTCCTGCGTAAACGCGAAAACTACCGAGCTGCCTTTGATCAATTCAATCCTCAAAAAATTGCCCACTATGATGTAGCCAAGATCGAAACCCTCATGGGCAATGCCGGTATCATCCGCAACCGCAAAAAGATAGAAGCCATCATTGGCAATGCTCGCGTCTTTTTACAGATTCAGGCAGAGTTTGGCAGCTTTGCCCACTATAGCTGGCGCTTTGTGGGCGGACAGCCCATCGTTCATTCCTTCAGTGCATCTGATACCTGGCCTACCACTAGTCCAGAATCCGATGCTATGAGCAAGGATCTACGAAAACGAGGCTTCAAGTTTTTTGGTTCAACCATCTGTTATGCCCATATGCAGGCCACAGGTATGGTGAACGACCATAGTCTGGAGTGTTTTCGTCGCCAAGAGATTATCGACAGCTATAAGTAA